The DNA region GGGAGACGTACCGGAGCCAGCCTCCCGATGCCCGGGCCAGCATGCAGAAGGTCTTTGCCCGCCGCACTGCCCAGCTGAGCCGGGACGGTCTGTTACACCTGAGGTCCACGGCGGTCCTGGCGAGCGGCCGGGCCACCTGAAGGTACCGTTCTGCCGCGGCCCCGCCGTGCCTCCTGTCGTTTGCACGGTTGAGTTTGCACGGTTGAGCCTCCCCTGACGCAGCAATGCCCGGCGAATCCAAGGGACGCGCCGGGCATTGCCGTCAGTAAACGGGCTGGGACGTCAGGCCACGTTGTTTTCGTAGTCCAGGTCCCGGGTCTCCTTGCTCACAAACAGTGCAATGAGGGTCAGCACCGCCATGGCAGTGAGGTAGACACCCACCAGTACCGGGCTGCCATCAGCCTGTTCCCAGAGAGCGACGGCGATGAACGGCGCCACCGCTGCGCCCAGGATGCTGGAGACGTTGTAGCTCACGGCGGATCCGGTATACCGCACGTTGGTGGGGAACAGCTCAGGCAGCAGCGCGCCCATGGGACCGAACGTCAGCCCCATCAGTGAGAAGCCGATGACCAGGAGCGCCATGGTGCCTACGAAGCCGCCGCTGAACAGGGGGACGAACAGCAGGCCGAAGACGAAGATGCCTCCGGTCACGGCCAGCAACATCTTGCGGCGGCCGTACTTCTCGGCCAGCGGGCCGGACACCAGGGTGAAGATGCCAAAGAACACGACGCCGGCGATCAGCATCCAGAGGAAGTCGTTGCGGGTGAAGCCCAGCCCGGGAACGAACGCCGCGGCCGCAGCCTCGGTCATGGGCTTGCCGGCCTTCTCCGCTGCTGCCTTGGCGGCGTCCAGCGAGGCGGGCCGGGTGCCGTAGGTCAGGGTGAACGTGGTCATCAGGTAGAAAAGCACGTAGGTGGCGAGCATGATGAACGTGCCCAGGATGAGCGGACGCCAGCTCGTCTTGAAGACCCGGGCAAGCGGCAGCTTGGCCACCTCGTTGGATTCGAGCACCTTGGTGAAGGCCGGCGTTTCGATCAGCTTGAGGCGGACGTAGAGGCCGATGATGACCATGACGGCGCTCAGCAGGAACGGCACCCGCCATCCCCAGGCCTGGAAATCGGCCGGGGACAGGGCGTAGCTGGCCACCAGGAAGATCACGTTGGCGATGATGAAGCCGATCGGTGCGCCCAACTGCGGGAACGTGCCGTAGATCGCGCGCTTGTTGGCCGGCGCGTTCTCCGTAGCCAACAGTGCCGCGCCGCTCCATTCTCCGCCGAGTGCCAGGCCCTGGGCGAAACGCATCACCACGAGGAGGGCGGGCGCCCAGAATTCCCATCCGGGAACCAGCGCTGTGGGCAGGCAACCAATCAGGAAGGTGGCAATACCCATGGTCAGCAGCGATGCCACCAGGGTTCCCTTGCGGCCGAATTTGTCGCCGAAGTGCCCGAAGACGATTGAACCGAGGGGACGGGCGACAAAGGCCACACCGAACACGGCGAAGGAGCTCAGCAGCTGGGTGGTCTCGTTCTGGCCGGGGAAGAACAGCTGGGGAAAGACGAGGACCGCGGCTGTGGCGTAGACGTAGAAGTCGTAGAACTCAACGGTGGTGCCGATGAGGCTGGCAACGATGACACGTCCGCGCGTGTTCACCGCCTTGGCAGATCCTGGCTCCATTGAGGTTTCAGTTGAAGACATGTATGAACACTTTCGTGAGAACCGGCCGGACGTGGGTAAGGCCCGGCGTGCAGTAGTTAGAGTCCAATATTAGTTCCCCTCGTCCAGTCAATGGACGAATAGTCCACGATACGGACCCTTGGGATTTGTCTCACATCCCGTTCCTCACGCCCCTCCAAAGCGGCCGATAGGCAAATGTCACAGCGCGTTAACAAACCGCGACCGTCCACGAAACGCGCCTTCTCTACCGTGGAAGTACAACATCCCCCAGAGGAGGTAACACCGTGACTGTTGACCGCAGCGCAGATGCCGGCACCGGCAATTCCGTAGATGTAGACACCGACCCGTTGCCTAAAGGCGTGTCCACATCCGCCAGCGCGCAGCCCGGCTCCACCAGTACAACCGACGCGCCCGCCCTTGAATTCCGCCCCGGCCGCTGGATCGCGAACTGGAATGCCGAGAACAAGGAGCAGTGGGAATCCGGCGGCCGCACCATCGCCCGCCGCAACCTGAACTGGTCCATCTTCGCCGAATTCCTCGGATTTGTCGTCTGGCAACTCTGGTCCATCGTGGTGGTCCAGCTCCCCGCTGCCGGCTTCACGTTCACCACGTCGGAAATCTTCTGGCTGATCTCGATGCCCAGCCTGGTAGGTGCCACGCTCCGCATTCCCTACACCTTTATGGTTCCCCGCTTCGGCGGCCGGAACTGGACCATCGTGTCGGCACTTCTCCTCCTGATCCCCTCCATCGGGCTGGGGCTCTGCGTCTCCAACCCGGAAACCCCGTTCGGGGTCATGCTGCTGGTGGCAGCCTTGGCCGGCTTCGGCGGCGGCAACTTCGCCAGCTCCATGGCCAACATCACCTTCTTCTACCCGGCACGTGAAAAGGGCTGGGCCCTGGGCCTGAACGCCGCCGGCGGCAACATGGGCGCGGCCGTCGCCCAGCTGGCCGTCCCCATCGCGATCACCCTCTTGGCAATGGGCAGCGTCAACCTGCCGATGGCCGGCTGGATGTGGGTTCCGTTCATCCTGATCGCTGCCTTCGGCGCCTACAAGTACATGGATAACCTCACCAGTGCCAAGGGAGACGTGGCCGGCTCGGTTGCCGCCCTCAAGGAACCGCACCTGTGGATCATGGCGCTGCTGTACATCGGCACCTTCGGCTCCTTCATCGGCTTCGCCGGCGTGTTCCCCAAGCTCATCAAGGACTACTTCCCCGCCTTCTCCTCCATCGGAGTCGGAACCGTGGCACTCTCGCTGGCCTTCCTCGGCCCGCTGGTCGGCTCGCTCGCCCGTCCCTACGGCGGACGCATGGCTGACCGCATGGGCGGCGCCCGGATGACCGTGGCGGCATTCGCATCCATGGCCGTCATCACGCTCACCATGATCTGGACCCTTCCGCTGAAGAACTTCTGGCTCTTCCTGGTCCTCTTCCTGATGCTCTTCACGGCCAGTGGCTTCGGAAACGGTGCAACGTACCGGATGATCCCCATCATCTTCGCCACCTCCAGCCGGGCCGCGAAGGCAGGCGCCAGCACGGTGGAGACCCAGCGCCTGGCATCCTCCGCCCTCGGCCTGATCTCCGCCATCGGCGCCTACGGCGGGTTTGTTATCCCGCAGGTGCTGAACGCCTCCAACACCGCCAGCGGTTCCTACACACCGGCCTTCTACGGCTTCGTCGCGGCCTACGCGGTGATGCTGGTTGTCTGCTGGGCCTTCTACATCCGCAACGCCAACCGAAATGCGATGGGACACGTCTAACATGACCAAAAGCGCCGACACGCACTGCCCTTACTGCGCCCTGCAGTGCGCCATGACGCTCAAGTCTCCAGCGGAACTGACCCCGGCTACCGAGCCGGGGTCAGTTCCCGTGCCCGCTGCACCTGCCCCTGACCTGCCTCTCCTGGAGGTCAGCGGAAGGGATTTCCCCACCAATCGTGGCGGCCTCTGCCGGAAGGGCTGGACCTCAGCCACCCTGCTGAACCACCCCGGCCGTGTGACCGAACCGCTCCTTAAGGGGGCCGACGGCATCCACCGCCCCATCGGCTGGGACCAGGCCCTGGCCTTGGTCACCACAGCCGTCAAGGACACCCGCGCGAAGTACGGGGCCGATGCCGTCGGCGTTTTCGGCGGCGGCGGCCTCACCAATGAAAAGGCCTACCAGCTGGGCAAGTTTGCCCGCCTGGCCCTGGGCACCTCACGCATCGACTACAACGGCCGGTTCTGCATGTCCTCCGCAGCGGCCGCCGGAATGCGCGCTTTCGGCGTGGACCGCGGGCTCCCCTTCCCGCTTGAGGACCTGGACAGCGCCAGCACCATTCTGATGCTGGGTTC from Arthrobacter pascens includes:
- a CDS encoding MFS transporter, whose protein sequence is MSSTETSMEPGSAKAVNTRGRVIVASLIGTTVEFYDFYVYATAAVLVFPQLFFPGQNETTQLLSSFAVFGVAFVARPLGSIVFGHFGDKFGRKGTLVASLLTMGIATFLIGCLPTALVPGWEFWAPALLVVMRFAQGLALGGEWSGAALLATENAPANKRAIYGTFPQLGAPIGFIIANVIFLVASYALSPADFQAWGWRVPFLLSAVMVIIGLYVRLKLIETPAFTKVLESNEVAKLPLARVFKTSWRPLILGTFIMLATYVLFYLMTTFTLTYGTRPASLDAAKAAAEKAGKPMTEAAAAAFVPGLGFTRNDFLWMLIAGVVFFGIFTLVSGPLAEKYGRRKMLLAVTGGIFVFGLLFVPLFSGGFVGTMALLVIGFSLMGLTFGPMGALLPELFPTNVRYTGSAVSYNVSSILGAAVAPFIAVALWEQADGSPVLVGVYLTAMAVLTLIALFVSKETRDLDYENNVA
- a CDS encoding MFS transporter, with the translated sequence MTVDRSADAGTGNSVDVDTDPLPKGVSTSASAQPGSTSTTDAPALEFRPGRWIANWNAENKEQWESGGRTIARRNLNWSIFAEFLGFVVWQLWSIVVVQLPAAGFTFTTSEIFWLISMPSLVGATLRIPYTFMVPRFGGRNWTIVSALLLLIPSIGLGLCVSNPETPFGVMLLVAALAGFGGGNFASSMANITFFYPAREKGWALGLNAAGGNMGAAVAQLAVPIAITLLAMGSVNLPMAGWMWVPFILIAAFGAYKYMDNLTSAKGDVAGSVAALKEPHLWIMALLYIGTFGSFIGFAGVFPKLIKDYFPAFSSIGVGTVALSLAFLGPLVGSLARPYGGRMADRMGGARMTVAAFASMAVITLTMIWTLPLKNFWLFLVLFLMLFTASGFGNGATYRMIPIIFATSSRAAKAGASTVETQRLASSALGLISAIGAYGGFVIPQVLNASNTASGSYTPAFYGFVAAYAVMLVVCWAFYIRNANRNAMGHV